A region of Eschrichtius robustus isolate mEscRob2 chromosome 19, mEscRob2.pri, whole genome shotgun sequence DNA encodes the following proteins:
- the CCDC61 gene encoding centrosomal protein CCDC61 isoform X3: MPASSESVTLDLLTYTDLESLRNRKMGGRPGPLASRSAQLNSKRYLILIYSVEFDRIHYPLPLPYQGKPDPVVLQGIIRSLKEELSRLRGLDGQDTRDSRETEIWHLREQVSRLAAEKRELEAQLGRSREEALAGRAARQEVEALRGLVRGLELELRQERGLGHRGSGRRSQDCRRLAKELEEVKASERSLRARLKTLNTELAMYKRGRRTTPVVPPSAREDRASTSRERSTSRGRGAARSSSRESDRGGRGQGRPARPSPSPTGGRVPRFDPTAFVKAKEKKQRAIKMKQQQQRSRLGSGGSGDGPSVSWSRQTRPPAAVTGRGDAANRSRNRSSSVDSFRSRYSSASSCSEFEDFSESLPRGVRRRGKPPSPTTWSGSNTQQKPSPLERGRHQRHLADSGGWVPIKEYSSDHQAADMAEIDARLKALQEYMNRLDTRS; the protein is encoded by the exons AGCAGTGAGTCGGTTACCCTTGACCTGCTGACCTACACAGATCTGGAGTCCCTGCGGAACCGAAAGATGGGGGGCCGCCCAGGCCCCTTGGCCTCGAGATCGGCCCAGCTCAACTCCAAGCGCTACCTGATCCTCATCTACTCTGTGGAGTTTGACAG GATTCACTACCCGCTGCCCCTCCCGTACCAGGGCAAACCAGACCCTGTGGTCCTGCAGGGCATCATTCGCTCACTAAAGGAGGAGCTGAGCCGCCTTCGAGGGCTGGATGGCCAGGACACTCGGGACAGCCGGGAAACTGAGATCTGGCATCTGCGGGAGCA GGTGTCGCGCTTGGCGGCTGAGAAGCGCGAGCTGGAGGCCCAGCTGGGCAGATCGCGCGAGGAGGCGCTGGCCGGGCGGGCGGCGCGCCAGGAGGTCGAGGCGCTGCGCGGGCTCGTGCGCGGCCTGGAGCTGGAGCTGCGGCAGGAGCGCGGCCTCGGGCACCGCGGGTCCGGCCGCCGAAGCCAGGATTGCCGCCGCCTGGCCAAGGAG CTAGAGGAGGTGAAGGCGTCGGAGCGGAGCCTGCGTGCCCGGCTGAAGACGCTGAACACCGAGCTGGCCATGTACAAGAGGGG GAGACGGACTACACCGGTGGTGCCGCCCTCGGCCCGGGAAGATCGGGCTTCGACGTCTCGGGAGCGCTCCACGTCGCGTGGCCGTGGCGCTGCCCGCTCCTCATCCCGGGAGAGCGACCGCGGGGGCCGGGGTCAAGGCCGCCCTGCCCGCCCCTCGCCCTCGCCCACAG GTGGTCGCGTGCCCCGTTTCGACCCAACAGCCTTTGTGAAAGCCAAGGAGAAGAAGCAGAGAGCGATCAAGATGAA gcagcagcagcagcgaaGCCGATTGGGCAGCGGAGGAAGCGGGGACGGTCCATCCGTCTCCTGGTCTCGCCAGACTCGGCCCCCCGCAGCCGTGACCGGTCGAGGAGACGCGGCTAACCGCTCCCGAAACCGCAGCTCCTCGG tGGACAGTTTCCGCAGCCGCTACTCGTCCGCCAGCTCCTGCAGCGAGTTCGAGGATTTCTCTGAATCCCTCCCTAGAGG CGTTCGTCGCCGGGGGAAGCCGCCCAGCCCCACCACCTGGAGTGGGTCCAATACG CAGCAGAAGCCTAGCCCCCTGGAACGCGGCCGCCATCAGAGACACCTGGCCGATTCGGGGGGCTGGGTCCCCATCAAAG AGTACAGCTCGGACCACCAGGCAGCTGACATGGCCGAAATCGACGCCCGCCTGAAGGCCTTGCAGGAATACATGAACAGACTGGACACGCGCTCGTGA